The window CGCCCGCGACCTCATGGGCCTGCTCGGCTACGCCAAGTGGGAAAACTTCGCCAAGGTGGTCGACAAAGCGAAGATCGCCTGCCGGACCGCCGGCCACTCCGTGGAAGACCATTTTCCTGACGTCAGGAAAATGGTTGAGATCGGCAGGATGTGCGCAAGGTGCTGACCGACCGGGGGATCAAACCCGAGGCCTTGCCGCCGGCCGAGGACATCAAAAAGCTGGTGCGCCGGGTAAAATCCGAGGAAAAACAGCTCGCCAAACAGAACACCAAACCCAAGAAATTGAAGAGTTAATCTCATGAAGCGTTTCATCCTCTTCCTCTCCAGCAACGCCGGACTCGGCTACGCGCCGGTGGCTTCGGGCACTTTCGGTACCCTCGCCGGGATTCCCGTCTTCTATCTGCTCAGCGGCTTCCCGCCCCTACTCTATCTGCTGACCTGGCTGGCTTTGCTCTTTCTTTCCTTCTGGGCGGCGGGGGCGGCGGGTAAAATCTACGGGGTGGTCGACGACGGGCGCATCGTCATCGACGAGTTGGTCGGCTATCTGGTCACGGTGGCCTTTCTCCCTTTTTCGTGGAGCACGGCGCTCCTCGGCTTTCTCCTCTTTCGCGTCTTCGACATCCTCAAACCACCGCCGGCGTCATGGTTCGATCAAAAGCTGAAAAACGGCTACGGGGTGGTGCTGGACGACGTGGTGGCGGGGCTCTACGGCGCCGTCGCCCTGCGTCTGCTTTTGCCGCCGTTGACCGCATTGTGGGGAGGCTGAGATGGAAGTGAACGTTTCGGTACTGACCATCGGCGACGAACTGCTCAACGGCGAGCTCTCCGACACCAACACCGCCGCCGTCGCCCGCCGCCTCGCCGCCCACGGCTACCGGGTGCGGGAATCCCTCTGCGTGCGGGATGAAATGGACGATATCGTCGCCGCCCTGCAACTGATGGCCGACCGCCGGGCGGTGCTGATCGTCACCGGCGGACTCGGGCCGACGGCGGACGATCTGACCGCCGAGGCGGCGGCCACGGCTTTTGGTCGTCCCCTGGAGGAGAATCCGGCGGCGCAGGAGGAGGTCCGCGCCTACTTCCTGCGCCACAACCTGACCATGCATCCGCGCAACGACAAGCAGGCACGGCTGCCCGTCGGGGTTGAGATCCTCACCAACCGCCTGGGCACCGCGCCCGGCTTCCGCCTCGACACCGGCCACTGCGACTGCTTCTTTCTCCCCGGCGTGCCGACGGAGATGGTCGCCATGCTCGATGAGGCGGTTCTGCCGCGCCTGGAGCGGAACCATGGCGAAGGGCTGCCGACCCGGGAACGGGTGCTGAAGGTCTTCGGCCTTTCCGAGCCGAAGTGCGAGGCGCTGCTCGTCGCCGCGGGTCTGCCGGAGAAGGTGCAAGTGGCCTTCGGAGTTGACTTTCCTTTTGTCCATGTCAAGCTTAGAGCTTCGGGTTCGGAAGCCGAAACACTGCTCGATCGGACCGAGCCTGTGGCCCGCCGGGCCCTGGGGGATTTCGTCGTCGCGACCGGCGATGCCTCCTTGGCACAAACCGTGGCGCGGTTGCTGACGGAACAAAGGAAGACCTTGGCCCTGGCCGAATCCTGCACCGGCGGCTGGATCGCCAAACAGCTCACCGACTTGCCGGGGGCTTCGGCTTTTCTCGAACGGGGGGCAGTGACTTATGCCAACAGCGCCAAAAGAGACTGGCTGAAGGTCCCCGAAGCCGTTCTCGAAACCCAGGGAGCGGTCAGCGCCGAATGCGCACGGGCGATGGCGAAAGGCATCCGCGAAGCGGCGCAGGCCGATGTCGCTCTGTCGGTCACCGGCATCGCCGGACCGGACGGCGGCACCCCGGGAAAACCGGTTGGCACGGTTTTCATCGGCCTGGCGACCGCGTCCGGGGAGGAGGTCAAGGGTTACCGCTTTTCCGGCGACCGCGACACCGTCCGCCGACTGAGCGTGTGCATGGCGCTGGACCGGTTGCGCCGCTATCTGGAGAAACATTGATCCGCTAATCCCCCCATCCTCCGTCATGAAGAACGAACGTTTTCTTGAGGAATCCGAATCGACGATGCCGCGCAAGGCCTGGATCACTCCGAAATACCTGGGTGTCACCGCGGGAGTGTTCAGTGCCCTGGTCCTGAGCCTCCTCTTGGGACGGGCGTTCCTCGACCGGAGTTTCGCCGAAAGCGCGCTGGTGCTCTTGACCGGTCTGGCGTTGCTCTTTCCCGGCCTCTACCTGGTTCGCCGCCACGGCCTTCCCTGGCGCGAGCGGCAACGACTCGAAACGGAAAACTCCCACCTGCGCCAAGCCGCCGAAGAGGCCGAACTGCGCTTTCAGCAGCTTTTCGACAATGCCGGTGACGCCATCTTCTTCATTCATCCCGAAACTGGCGCCTTTCTCGACATCAACCGTCGGGGGGCACAACTCCTCGGCTACCCCGGCCAATCCATCACCGATCTCCCCCTTGGAGAACTCTTTCCCGGCGGGCAGCGCCGCCGCTATCTGCGTCTGGTCAAAAAGGTCCTGCGCGACGGCTACGGCGAGGTGCCCGATCTGCTCATCCGGCGCCGGGACGGACGACTCATGCATGGCGAACTCCATGCCCGGCTCGGCGATCTCGGCAAACGCAAGGTGGTCCACTGCGTGCTGCGGGATGTGAGCGAGATGCACCACATCGAGGAAGAACTGCGCCAAAAAAACCGCGATTTGGCCCTGGTCAACGACATCGCCCACCAAGCCGCCGGCAGCCGGGATGCCAAGCGCATGCTCGACGGCCTCCTCGGACGGGTACTGGAGACCTTCGCCGCCGACGGCGGCGGTATTTTCCTGCTGCGCCACCAGGGGCGCGAACTGCACCTGCTGGTGCATCGCGGGATCGAGGAGCCGGTCCTCTCCGATATGGAAAAAATGCCGGTGGGACAGGGCCTGGCGGGGCGGGTAGCGGCCAGCGGCAAACCCCGCTCTTCCCCGGATCTGCGCCACGACAACCGGGTCTGGTCCGAGTCGGTGCGCCAGGCCGGCTGGCGCGGCTATCAGGCGGTTCCCTTGGTTTCCGACCAGCGCACTGTCGGCGTCCTTTTTTTCTTCACCCTTGAAAAGCGCATCTTCCGCCGGGAAGAGGTCAGATTACTGCTCGCCATCGGCAAACAACTGGGGGGAGCGGTGGACAGCGTCGAGCTTTACGACGCCTTGCAGTGGCAGCACCGGCTGACCGAAGCGAGCAACCGCGAGCTGGAGCAGTCTCGCCTGCGCCTGCGGGAGAGCCTGCGCCGGATGGAGCTGGCCAACCGGACCCTGGAGCAGACCGAACGTCTGAAGAGCAATTTCATCACCCTCGCCTCCCACGAACTGCGCACCCCTTTGACCTACATCCTTTCCGGCTCCGAGCTTCTCGCCGGCACCCTGAGAGGCCGTCTCAGTGACGAAGAACAGAACGTGCTGCGGGCCATCCACCAGGGCGGACTAAGGCTTCATGAAATCGTCCAGGATCTCCTCGACATGGCCCGGATCGAAGCCAACGCCTGCCCGATCACCCGGGGCAAGGTCCACCTGCCGACCCTGTTGGCGGAAGTCGAACAGGAATTCCAGACCCTTTTCCGGCAACGGAACCTCAGCTTTCGTGTCACTCCCCTGCCGACCGACGAGATTCACGGCGATGCCCGGCAACTGGGCAAAACCTTCCACCGGCTGGTGGAAAACGCCGTCAAGTTCACCCCCGAGGGGGGAGCGATCGAAATCAGCGGCAACCTCCTGCACGATCGGGAGCTTCGCCTTCAGGAGGCGCAACTGCGGGACTTCTCCACCGCCTTCTTCACCCGGCCCATGCTTCCCCGCTTCTTGCAGCTCAGCATCCGCGACACCGGCGTCGGCATCGATCCAGCGGAACAGGTGCGGATTTTCGATAAGTTCTACGAAATCGGCCCTCCCGACGGCCATTTCACCTCCCGCACCTCCTTCGGCGGCAAGGGGGTCGGACTCGGGCTTTCCCTGGTCAAGGGGGTGGTCGAGGCCCACGGCGGCATGACCTGGGTCGAGAGTCCCGGCACCGGTGAAACCCTGGGCGGAAGCGCCTTCCATCTGCTCCTGCCCCTTGACCCCTTGCCGCTGGAGGGTTCCCATGAGCAACTTACGAGCCTTTCTGGCCATTCCCCTGCCTGAGGATTTGCGTCACCGGGCACGGCGGCTACAGCAAGAGCTCTCCCCCCGCCTCCCCGATGTCCGTTGGGTCCGGCCCGAAAGCCTGCATCTCACCCTCCGCTTCCTCCCCGATCTGCCGGAAGAAACAGTTGAAAAAATAGGGCAAATCATGCTATCGGTAGGAACCTTGATCCCCCCTTTCCACATCGACGTCACCACTCTGGGAACCTTTCCCGGCCCGACCCGGGCCCGGGTTCTGTGGCTCGGTATCGACGGGGGAGCGGCCCTGGGGGAACTCTTTCACGCCCTGAATGAACGCCTTGCGACCACCGGCCTTCCTCGCGAAACTCGGCCCTTCACCCCGCACCTGACTCTGGGCCGCTGGCGCCAACCGGGGGCCATCCCCCAGGACCTCTGGCAACGCCGGGCAGCATTGACCCTCGGCGACTTCCAGGCCGACCGGATGATTCTTTTCGAAAGCCGCCTGGCGGCGAGCAGCGCCATCCATCTCCCCCTGCGCGTCGCGCCCCTGGGCCTACTCCGGCGGCGGCTTGCTGACAACCTGTAACCAACCCCATTCGGGAGGATGAACAACATGGCGGAGAACAACCGCGATCGGGCCATCGATTTGGCCATCAGCCAGATAGAGAAACAGTTCGGCAAGGGGAGCATCATGCGCCTCGGCACAGATCT of the Desulfuromonas acetexigens genome contains:
- a CDS encoding ATP-binding protein → MKNERFLEESESTMPRKAWITPKYLGVTAGVFSALVLSLLLGRAFLDRSFAESALVLLTGLALLFPGLYLVRRHGLPWRERQRLETENSHLRQAAEEAELRFQQLFDNAGDAIFFIHPETGAFLDINRRGAQLLGYPGQSITDLPLGELFPGGQRRRYLRLVKKVLRDGYGEVPDLLIRRRDGRLMHGELHARLGDLGKRKVVHCVLRDVSEMHHIEEELRQKNRDLALVNDIAHQAAGSRDAKRMLDGLLGRVLETFAADGGGIFLLRHQGRELHLLVHRGIEEPVLSDMEKMPVGQGLAGRVAASGKPRSSPDLRHDNRVWSESVRQAGWRGYQAVPLVSDQRTVGVLFFFTLEKRIFRREEVRLLLAIGKQLGGAVDSVELYDALQWQHRLTEASNRELEQSRLRLRESLRRMELANRTLEQTERLKSNFITLASHELRTPLTYILSGSELLAGTLRGRLSDEEQNVLRAIHQGGLRLHEIVQDLLDMARIEANACPITRGKVHLPTLLAEVEQEFQTLFRQRNLSFRVTPLPTDEIHGDARQLGKTFHRLVENAVKFTPEGGAIEISGNLLHDRELRLQEAQLRDFSTAFFTRPMLPRFLQLSIRDTGVGIDPAEQVRIFDKFYEIGPPDGHFTSRTSFGGKGVGLGLSLVKGVVEAHGGMTWVESPGTGETLGGSAFHLLLPLDPLPLEGSHEQLTSLSGHSPA
- the thpR gene encoding RNA 2',3'-cyclic phosphodiesterase; translation: MSNLRAFLAIPLPEDLRHRARRLQQELSPRLPDVRWVRPESLHLTLRFLPDLPEETVEKIGQIMLSVGTLIPPFHIDVTTLGTFPGPTRARVLWLGIDGGAALGELFHALNERLATTGLPRETRPFTPHLTLGRWRQPGAIPQDLWQRRAALTLGDFQADRMILFESRLAASSAIHLPLRVAPLGLLRRRLADNL
- a CDS encoding BRO family protein, which produces MKSDIIIQLHKHFEDYARQAEGEEFWFARDLMGLLGYAKWENFAKVVDKAKIACRTAGHSVEDHFPDVRKMVEIGRMCARC
- a CDS encoding phosphatidylglycerophosphatase A family protein gives rise to the protein MKRFILFLSSNAGLGYAPVASGTFGTLAGIPVFYLLSGFPPLLYLLTWLALLFLSFWAAGAAGKIYGVVDDGRIVIDELVGYLVTVAFLPFSWSTALLGFLLFRVFDILKPPPASWFDQKLKNGYGVVLDDVVAGLYGAVALRLLLPPLTALWGG
- a CDS encoding competence/damage-inducible protein A → MEVNVSVLTIGDELLNGELSDTNTAAVARRLAAHGYRVRESLCVRDEMDDIVAALQLMADRRAVLIVTGGLGPTADDLTAEAAATAFGRPLEENPAAQEEVRAYFLRHNLTMHPRNDKQARLPVGVEILTNRLGTAPGFRLDTGHCDCFFLPGVPTEMVAMLDEAVLPRLERNHGEGLPTRERVLKVFGLSEPKCEALLVAAGLPEKVQVAFGVDFPFVHVKLRASGSEAETLLDRTEPVARRALGDFVVATGDASLAQTVARLLTEQRKTLALAESCTGGWIAKQLTDLPGASAFLERGAVTYANSAKRDWLKVPEAVLETQGAVSAECARAMAKGIREAAQADVALSVTGIAGPDGGTPGKPVGTVFIGLATASGEEVKGYRFSGDRDTVRRLSVCMALDRLRRYLEKH